In Engraulis encrasicolus isolate BLACKSEA-1 chromosome 15, IST_EnEncr_1.0, whole genome shotgun sequence, the following proteins share a genomic window:
- the LOC134463741 gene encoding zinc finger and SCAN domain-containing protein 12-like has product MEREINSIFQHVDASHRQACSDVENASELITEALQMIAVYHIDTSHKQAWSEKASQIITETLQRTILQREIQRNTSLRVLIHRLEERVTENGRSQVASSQQLRLQADDIQKQLRLQVDDLQKQLRDKDKSLTQAKQRIGFLEKQLLNLQQRHQNSSRTIQEVTEWLQDGQSKPNVVEDGGTSEMAPNASSEISQPPPELPASTAKSLRLLKQVVDCLAVPDQQRTVDGETENGGKEKPMTGTGGASHLSSSAVPSTSSQKPTRGTAVTPFRCEQCGKYFKRVKFLKRHMVIHTGEKPYSCNRCGRRFPTEEHLESHKQLMHTEERSYRCTHCGKLFAKPRNLELHLHTHTGEKPYKCTQCDKSFSQPGNLKMHQFTHMEEKKPLRCDECGKRFVHPGGLTRHQLIHKKEKPHRCDQCDMRFTLPTHLKRHMLVHSEEKGHRCKECGKAFLRLDCLRRHLQTQSHTTEMPHRCTECGKSFAQLRSLRSHQKKYHAELDTEGDSK; this is encoded by the exons ATGGAGCGCGAG ATAAATTCTATTTTCCAGCATGTTGATGCAAGCCACAGACAAGCCTGCAGTGACGTTGAAAATGCCAGTGAACTCATCACAGAAGCATTGCAG ATGATTGCTGTTTACCATATTGATACAAGTCATAAACAAGCCTGGAGTGAGAAGGCCAGTCAAATCATCACTGAAACATTGCAG CGCACAATACTTCAGCGTGAGATCCAGAGGAACACGTCTCTGCGTGTGTTAATCCACCGTCTGGAAGAGAGGGTAACTGAAAATGGAAGGAGCCAGGTAGCATCAAGCCAGCAGCTGAGGCTCCAGGCGGATGATATACAGAAACAACTGAGGCTCCAGGTGGATGATCTACAGAAACAACTGAGGGACAAAGACAAGTCATTAACACAagccaaacag AGGATTGGTTTCTTGGAGAAGCAGCTGTTGAACCTGCAGCAGCGCCACCAGAATagttccag GACGATTCAGGAAGTGACTGAGTGGCTGCAGGATGGGCAAAGCAAGCCCAATGTTGTG GAAGATGGTGGAACATCAGAAATGGCTCCAAACGCCAGCTCTGAGATCAGCCAGCCCCCTCCAGAGTTACCAGCGTCCACAGCCAAGTCACTGAGATTATTAAAGCAAGTGGTCGACTGCCTTGCAGTACCAGATCAGCAAAGAACGGTAGACGGCGAGACTGAAAATGGTGGAAAAGAGAAACCCATGACTG GGACAGGGGGAGCATCGCATCTGTCTTCATCTGCTGTGCCCTCCACCAGCAGTCAGAAACCCACTCGGGGCACAGCAGTGACGCCTTTCCGTTGCGAACAATGTGGGAAATACTTCAAACGAGTCAAATTCCTCAAGCGACACATGGTCATTCACACCGGAGAAAAGCCGTATTCATGCAACCGGTGCGGCAGACGTTTTCCTACGGAAGAGCATCTCGAAAGCCACAAGCAGCTCATGCACACGGAAGAAAGGTCATACCGCTGCACACACTGCGGGAAATTGTTCGCCAAGCCGCGGAACCTCGAACTGCACCTGCACACTCACACCGGGGAGAAGCCCTACAAATGCACCCAGTGCGACAAAAGCTTTTCGCAGCCAGGTAACCTCAAAATGCACCAGTTCACCCACATGGAGGAGAAGAAGCCGCTGCGGTGCGACGAGTGCGGGAAACGCTTTGTGCACCCGGGGGGTCTCACGCGGCACCAGCTGATTCACAAGAAGGAGAAGCCTCATCGGTGTGACCAGTGTGACATGCGCTTTACCCTGCCGACGCACCTCAAACGCCACATGCTCGTTCACTCGGAGGAGAAGGGTCACCGCTGCAAAGAGTGTGGCAAGGCGTTTCTGCGGCTGGACTGCCTCCGTCGCCACCTGCAGACGCAGAGTCACACGACGGAGATGCCTCACCGTTGTACGGAGTGCGGCAAAAGCTTCGCACAGTTGAGGAGTTTGAGGAGTCACCAGAAGAAGTATCACGCAGAATTGGACACTGAGGGCGACAGCAAGTGa